The Lysobacter enzymogenes DNA segment GACCGAGTTGCCGATCACGAAGGCCACCGCCATGGTCTCGCCGAGCGCGCGACCCAGGCCGAGGAAGATGCCGCCGATGACCGCCGAGCGGGTGTAGGGCAGGACGATGTCCCAGCTGACTTCCCACTTGGTCGAGCCCAGCGCGTAGGCCGATTCCTTCAGGCGCGTCGGCACGGTCAGGAACACTTCGCGCATCACCGAGGAGATGAAGGGAATGACCATGATCGCCAGCACGATGCCGGCGGTGAGCATGCCGATGCCCAGCGGCGGGCCCTGGAACAGCGCGCCGATCACCGGCCAGGTGCCGACGTTGTCGTTGAGCCAGGGGGTGACGTATTCGGTCATCACCGGCACCAGCACGAACAGGCCCCACATGCCGTAGATGATCGAGGGGATGCCGGCGAGCAGTTCGATCGCGGTGCCGATCGGACCGCGCGCCCAGCGCGGCGCGACCTCGGTCAGGAAGAAGGCGATGCCGAAGCTCACCGGCACGGCGATGACCATCGCGATCAGCGCGGTGACGATGGTGCCGTAGATGGGAACCAGCGCGCCGTAATGGTTCTCGACCGGGTTCCACTGCGCGGTGATGAAGAAGTCGAGGCCTTCTTCTTCCAGCACGTGGCGGCCGCCCCACAGCATCGACAGCGCGGCGCTGGCGAGGGCGATGAGGACGAAGACGACGGTGGCGGTGAGGACGTAGCGGAACAGGCGGTCCTGGCGCGCGTCCTTGACGTCGCGGGCGGAGGAGGTGCCGGTCTGGGCGGGTAGGGCGGTCGCGTTCATTTGCGAGAGGGGTCCGTCGTTGCCGGAGCTTTCAGGGGCGGGCCGTTTCAGCGGGAAGCGGGAGGCTTGCGTTGGACCGGATAGCGCGGGTTTTGGGCTCGTCATCCCCGCGCAGGCGGGGATCCAGGGCTTCATCCCTACAGAACTTTTCATCGACACGCAGGGCGCTTAAGGCTTGAGCGCCCCGGCCAGGGCGCGGCGCGCCCTGGCGTTCGCGGATGCGCGAGCCAGTGGCTCGCCAGCGCATCCGCTCACCCCCGCTTTCGCGGGGATGACGTTCTGACAAAGCCGCGCCCGCTAAGCGGGCGCGGATCAGAACGTCACTTGAACTCCGCACCCCAATACGCCTCGATCTGCTTCACCAGTTCCGGCGGCAGCGGCACGTAGTCCAGGGCCTGCGCCTGCGACTGGCCGTTCTCGAAGGCCCACTTGAAGAACGCGCGGGTATCGGCGCTGCGCTTGGCGTCCTTCGGGGTCTTGTACATCAGGATGAAATTGGTCGCGGTGATCGGCCAGGACTTCTCGCCGCCGGCGTTGGTGATGACCAGGTTGAAGTCCTTGGCGTTGGCCCAGTCGGCGGTCGAGGCCGCGGCCTGGAACGATTCGGCGCTGGGCTGGACGAACTGGCCGGCCGCGTTCTGCAGCTGGGTGTGGGCCATCTTGTTCTGCATCGCGTAGGCCAGTTCGACGTAGCCGATCGAGCCCTTGATCTGCTTCACGTACGAGGCCACGCCTTCGTTGCCCTTGCCGCCGACGCCGCCCGGCCACTGCACCGAGGTGCCTTCGCCGACCTTGGCCTTCCACTCCGGGCTGACCTTGGACAGGTAGTTGGAGAAGTTGAAGGTGGTGCCCGAGCCGTCGGAGCGGTGCACGATGTTGATCTTCAGGTCCGGCAGGGTCGTGCCCGGGTTGGCCGCGGCGATCGCCGGGTCGTTCCACTTGGCGACCTTGCCCATGAACACGTCGGCCAGCAGCGGGCCGGTCAGGCGCAGCTTGCCGGCGTCGATGCCGTCGACGTTGACCACCGGCACCACGCCGCCGATCGCCGAGGGGAACTGGCCCAGGCCCGCGGCGGCGAGCTCGTCGCTCGGCAGCGGCTTGTCGGAGGAGCCGAAGTCGACCGTGCCGGCCTTGATCTGGGCGATGCCGCCGCCGGAGCCGATCGACTGGTAGTTGACCTTGGCGCCGGTGGCCTTGTTGTAGTCGTCCGACCACTTCGACAGCAGCGGGAAGATGAAGGTCGCGCCGGCGCCGGTGATCTGGGCGGCGACCTTGTCGCCGGCCGGGGCGGCGGCGTCGGTCTTGGCGTCGCCGGAGGCCGCCGGATTGGGCTGGTTGCCGCCGCCGCAGGCGGCGACGGTCAGCGCGATGGCAAGGGAGAGGACGGCGAGGCGGGCCGGCGACGATTTCATTCGGAGCTCCATCGAGGGGAGGCCGGCTGGGCGCCGGCTGGGTGGCGCCATTTGATGATCTTTTTGTTACACCGCTATGACATCGATTCGTCACGAATCTGTAGTGAAAGCCCGCCAGGGGTGTCCGGGGTCGCGGTTTTGCGGGGTTTGCGCGCGATTTGGCGGTAACAAAGCGATCTCGGGCGGCCTGGGCGCGACCCGGTTTCGAATGCGGAGCGTGGCCTGGGTGGCGGCCGGGAGGTGTCGTGGGAGGTGTTGTGGGAGGGCCTTCAGGCCCGACGCTCTTGTTCCAGATCGCCGCGACGTGGGACAAGAGCGTCGGGCCTGAAGGCCCTCCCACAAGAGCCGGCGCTCTGGCCCGGTTCCGGCGAGCCCGACCCTGGCGAGCCCATCCCCGCGCGGGCCGCAAAAAACGAAACGGGCCCGAAGGCCCGTTGCGTCCGATCTCCCCTGGCAAGCGACCGCAACCCCCCGGTCCGATCGCCTTCCCGGTCGATCAATAGCTCATGTTGCTCTGCCAGTAGGTCTCGATCTGCTTGACCAGCGCGTCGGGCAGCGGCACGTAGTCGAGGGTCTTGGCCTGGGCATCGCCGTTGGCGTAGACCCACTTGAAGAATTCCTTGGCGTTCTTGGCGCCTTCGGCGTTCTTGGGCTGCTTGTACATCAGGATGAAGTTGGTCGCGGTGATCGGCCAGGAGTTCTCGCCCGGCGCGTTGGTCATGACCAGGTAGAAGTCCTTCGAATTCGCCCAGTCGGCGCTGGCGGCGGCGGCCGAGAAGGTCTCGTCGGTCGGCAGCACGAACTTGCCGTCGGCGTTCTTCAGGCGCGAGTACGACATCTTGTTCTGCAGCGCGTAGGACAGCTCGACGTAGCCGATGCCGCCCTGGATCTGCTTGACGTAGGCGGCCACGCCCTCGTTGCCCTTGCCGCCGATGCCGGTCGGCCACTTGACCGCGGTGCCTTCGCCGACCGAGGACTTCCACTCCGGGCTGATCTTCGACAGGTAGTTGACGAAGTTGAAGGTGGTGCCCGAACCGTCGGAGCGGTGCACGACGGTGATCTTCTTCTCCGGCAGCTTCAGGCCGCCGTTGAGGGCGACGATGGCCGGATCGTTCCACATGGTGATCTTGCCGAGGAAGATGTTGGCCAGGGTCGCGCCGTCGAGCTTCATCGCGCCGGACGCCACGCCCGGGACGTTGACCACCGGCACCACGCCGCCGATCACCGACGGGAACTGGGCCAGGCCGAACTTGGCCAGCTCTTCGGGCTTGAGCGGGGCGTCGGAGGAACCGAAGTCCACCGTCGCCGCCTTGATCTGGGCGATGCCGCCGCCCGAACCGATCGACTGGTAGTTGACCTTCTTGTTGGTGGCCTTGGCGTAGTCGGCCGACCACTTGGACATCACCGGGTAGACGAACGAGGCGCCGGCGCCGGTCACGTCGGCGGCCTGCGCATTGAAGGCGAACGCGGCGGCCAGGGCCAGCGCGGTCACGCGGAAGCTACGGGAATTGAACACGATGGGGCTCCTGAAGAGAGACGGCTGGCACGAATCCGTTGGCGCGCATTGCATAACGGATCGGTGACAGCGGCAGGTCGGAAGAATGACGAAGCGATGACGTCCCCCGGCGGCCGATGCGCGGCCGTCGGCGTCGCCGGCGCGGCTGCGAAAGACGGGCTGCGAAAAGAAGGGCGCGGCACCTGCCGCGCCCTGTAACGATCGAAACCGATCGAGGGGGAGAGAGATCCGTCGAGCGCTTACCAGTAGAACTGCAGGCGCGCCGACAGCACGTTCGGGCTGTCGTCGACCACGCGGTTGAAGGTGCGGTTGTTGTACTGCGGGTTCTGCGAGTAGGTCGCGCTGGTCTTGCCGATGTAGCGCGAGCTGTCGACGATCGAGTAGTCCAGCATGAACTTGAAGTTCGAGCGCCAGTACCAGTTCACGCCCACGGTCCAGGCGCTCATCTCGCCGCCGAGCACGCCGTCGACGATCGGGGCGGCGGTCGGGGTGGCGCCCGGACGCAGGCTGCCGTCGTTGAGGTCGATCTTGTCGTAGCGCAGGCCGACCTGCCACATGCCGGTGGCCGGCTCGTTGGGCAGCGGGGTGGTCGGGGTGCCCGACTTGTAGCCCCAGGTCTCGCCGGTGATGTTCCACACGCCGCTGACGTACCAGCTGTCGGTGGTGTAGTCCTTGCCGGTCAGGGTCGCGGTCTTGTAGCGGTCCAGCGTGCTGCGCATGTACTCGGCCTGGACCTTGAACGGGCCCTGCACGTACATCGCCTCGGCGCCGATGATGGCCTGGGTGTCGACGTTGGTCAGGGTGCCCGAATCGACCAGGCGGCCGGAGGCCAGATCGACCTGCGGACGGGTGCGGATGCGCGCGCTGTTGTCGAGGATGCCGGTGTTGCCTTCCAGCTCCGCGTCCAGGTTCACGTACGACAGGCCCAGGTGCAGGACGTTGCCCTTCTCGTTGATCGGGGCGAAGGTGCCGCGCAGGCCGTAGCCCTTGCCGTGCTTCTGGTTGCGGGTCAGCTCGTCGCCGAAGTAGCTGGCGGTCAGGCTCCAGTCGTTGGTGCCGTAGCTGTAGGCGACGCCGAGGCGGCGGGCGATGCCGAAGGTGTTGGTCACCATCGCCTTGGAGATGAAGTCGTTGTTCTTGGTCGAGGACAGCTCTTCCATGCTGTTGGGCTGCTTGAACTGGCCGAACTGCACGTAGTGGTTGCCGTCGCCGCCGATCTTGTACTTCAGGTTGACGTCGAGGAACTTGTCGGCCTTGGCGTCGTAGCCGGCGACCCACTCGAAGTTGCCCGGGCCCTTGCCCTTGAGCACCAACTCGGCGCGGCGCAGTTCCTGGTCGGTGTCCTTGCCGTCCGGCAGGTCGCCGTTGAGGTTCAGGACATCGCTGTTGAAGTCGTTGTAATCCGCCTGGACCAGACCTTCGAAGGTGACTTCCGAGTCGCCGATGACGTCGAGGGCGATTTCGGCGTGCGCGGCGGGCGCGGCGAGCGCGGCGAGCAACGCAACGGCGAGGGTGGTGCGCGAGAGTTTCATTGGTCTAGCCCTGAGGCGTGGAGAGATGGCGCGCAGGCTAGGGTGTGAAAGTTGCGTAAATGTGACAGGACTGACTTATTTCTTGGGCATGACCGTCGGATGACGTCGTTACAACTGTCAGGTTTCGGCTGAAATATCCTTTCCGATCAGACAGCTACGGGCTCCGGATCGCCCGGCGTCTGGTCCGGGAAGCGACAAAGATCACGGATCGCGCAATGCGGGCAGTCGGGTTTGCGTGCCTTGCAAACGTAACGTCCGTGAAGGATCAGCCAGTGGTGAGCGTCTTGCAGGTAGCGATCCGGCACCACTTTCACCAGCTTGTGCTCGACCGCGAGCACGTCCTTGCCCGGCGCCAGTCCGGTGCGGTTGGAGACCCGGAAGATGTGCGTGTCGACCGCGATGGTCGGCTCGCCGAACGCGGTGTTGAGCACCACGTTGGCGGTCTTGCGGCCGACGCCCGGCAGCGCTTCGAGCGCGGCGCGCTCGCGCGGCACTTCGCCGCCGTGCCGGTCCAGCAACTGCTGCGACAGCGCGATCACGTTCTGCGCCTTGGTGTTGAACAGACCGATGGTGGCGATGTAGGGCTTGAGCCCGTCCACGCCGAGATCGACCAACGCGCGCGGCGTGTTCGCCACCGGGAACAGCTTGCGCGTGGCCTTGTTGACGCCGACGTCGGTGGCCTGCGCCGAGAGCGCGACGGCGACCAGCAATTCGAACGGCGTGGTGTATTCCAGTTCGGTGGTCGGATGCGGGTTGAGCGCCTGCAAGCGGGCGAACATCTCCTCGATCTGCGCCGGCTTCATCTGCGCGCCGGGACGTTCGCGCACGGTCGCGTCGACGCGTGCGCTCGGGCGCGCCGGTTTGGGCGAGGGCTTGGCGGCGGTTTTCTTCGCCGCCGCGCGCGCGGTCGCGATCTTCTTCGCCGCCGGTTTCTTGGTCGCGGCCTTGCTCGCGGCGGTCTTCCCGGCGCTCTTGCTTGCGGGATTCTTCTTGGCGGAGCCCGCTGCCGAAGTCCGTTTCGCCGCGGGCTTGTTCGCGGCGGAGGACGCGGAGCGGGCGGACGTGGCTGGCCGGGAGGCGGGCGCGGTCTTGGGCATGCGGGGAGGGCGGTGCGAAGGAGGTTCGAAGGGTAAGGCCGGCGCGAACGGCTACGGCGTTCCGCGCTGGGCGGCCTTGGCTTTGGCGCGCGCGAGCGCGGCGGCTGCGGCGCTCGGCAGAGCGGGGCGCGGCGCGGTTTCGGCGGCGGGGAGGTTCGGGGGCTCAGTCGAGGCCGTCGCCGCGTCGGCCGCGGTGTCGTCGGCGGACGTCTCGGCAGCCGTCCGGACCGACGCCGCGGCGCGCTGCGCCGTGCGTTCCTCGGCGCGGCGCTGCAGGCGGCGGTCGCGGGCGCGGTAGCGTTCGCGCGCGGCCAGCGCGCGCAGGCGCGCCTGGCGCGCGTCGCGGCTGCGCTGCGCGCACGCCGGCGCGCAGGCGGCGCAGACGCAGGCGGCATCGAAGTCGGGATCGAGCAGGCCGAGCGCGATCGCGCGGTCGAGATCGTCGTCGGCCAGCGCGCGCGCGATCGCATGCGCGCGCGCGCCGGACGCATCGGCGCAGGCGCACACGCAGGCGTTCGGCGCGCGCTCGCTCACCGGTCGCTCAACTGCCGCGGAACGCCGGCTTGCGCCGTTCCAGGAACGCGCCGGTGCCTTCGCGCATGTCGTCGGTGGAGAACATCAGGCCGAACTGCGCGGTCTCGTACTCCAGTCCTTCCTCGATCCCGCATTCGCCGCCGACGGCGACGCAGTCGAGCACGCCGCGCAGCGCCAGCGGCGCGGACGCGGCCAACTGCTCGGCGAGCTTGAAGGTTTCCGCTTCCAGCTCGGCCGCCGCGACCACGCGGTTGACGATGCCCAGTTGCTGCGCGCGCGCCGCATCGATCGGCGCGCCGAGCAGGCACAGTTCCAGGGTCGCCGCGCGCCCGGCAAGGCGCAGCAGGCGCTGGGTGCCGCCGAAGCCCGGGATCAGGCCGAGGTTGATTTCCGGCTGGCCGACCTTGGCGCTGTCGGCGGCGATGCGCAGGTGGCAGCCCATCGCCAGTTCCAGGCCGCCGCCGAGGGCGAAGCCGTTGATCATGGCGATCACCGGCTTGGGCATCTTCTCGATCCGGCGCATCAGCTTCTGCCCGCGCAGGGAGAAGTCGCGGCCCTGAACCGGAGCGAGTCCGTTCATCTCGGCGATGTCGGCGCCGGCGACGAAGGCCTTGGGGCCGGCGCCGGTCAGGACCACGGCGCGCACCGCCGGATCGGCCGCGGCGGCCTCGAAGGCGGCCAGCAGGGCGTCCAGGGTGGCCGCGTTGAGCGCATTCAGCTTGTCGGGACGATTGACGGTGATCTGGCGCACGGCGCCGCGATCGGCGATCAGCAAGGGCGATTCGGTCATGTGATGGCCGTAGATTCAGGGACGAGGGGGATTGCGACCGGCGTTGAACTCCGCGCCGGCGGCGCGGTCAGAGCGGGCTGGCGTCAGTAGCGGTTAAGCGCTGCCGCCGGTATCCTAACCCGTCCTGTCGGGGCCTTTCGACCGACGGACACTACATACGGGGCATTGGAAGCCGCCCCCAGCTGATCGGGGCGGCCCAGGTCGCCCCGTGCCATTACCGGAGATTTCATCGAATGAAGTTGCGTTTGATTGCTGCCGCCGTCGCGGCCCTGGCTCTGACCGCCGGCAACGCCGTCGCGCAGGACACTTCTTCCGAGAAGGGCAAGCTGAGCTACGCGCTCGGCTACGACCTCGGCCGCAATGCCGTGGAAAGCGGCGAAGCGGTCGATGTGAACACCATCGTCAAGGGCCTGCAGGACGGCTACGCCAAGAAGCAGCCCTCGGTGCCGGTCGATCAGCTGCGCACCGCGGTGCAGAACATGCAGAAGCGCCAGGCCGAGAAGGCCAAGGCCGAGTGGGACAAGGCTGCGGCCGAGAACAAGACCAAGAGCGACACCTTCGTCAACGCCAACAAGGCCAAGGCCGGCGTGAAGGTGCTGCCGGGCGGCGCCCAGTACCGCGTGGTCGAGAACGGCACCGGCGCCAAGCCGACCCAGGCCAGCACCGTGGCCCTGGAAGTGGCCGGTCCGTTCCCGTGGGGCGAGCGTCCGGCGCAGGCGCGTCCGGCCAACAACATCCCGTCGATCAAGGTCAGCGAGATCGAGATGCAGGCCATGCGCGACGTGCTGCTGCAGATGCCGGCCGGCTCGAAGTGGGAAGTGACCCTGCCGTCCGAGAAGGCCTACGGCGCCGACCCGCGCACCCCGTTCCCGCCGAACGTGGCCGTGCAGTTCGAGATCAAGCTGATCAGCGTCAAGTAAGACCCGCGTTCGCGGTCTTAGGCTCCAACGCGCTTGCGCCGGCCCGTCCGGCGCAAGTCGTTTCTGGGGCGGGCGCCGCGGCCGCACGCCGCGGCCGGCGTCCGCCGTTTATCGCTGCGCTTGCCGCCGGACGCGATCGGGTCCTGGCGGCGAGGCTTTACCCGGCCGCGCCGCCAGGCACAATGGCGGCATGGCCCCGGTGGACGACATGACGACATTCCGCGCGGTGCTGAGCCCGTGCATCGGCATCTGCCAACTCGACGACGACGGCCTGTGCCTGGGCTGCCACCGCACCACCGCCGAGATCGCGCGCTGGTCGCAGATGAACGACGACGAGCGCCTGCGCCTGATGGAACACGTGCTGCCGCAGCGCGAATCGAACCGCGCATGAGCGGGCGCGACCGCCCCGGCGAGGGTCGCGCCGCGGGGCCGCGCGCTGCGGACGGTCGCGTCGCCGGCGCGGACGCTGCCAACGCGCCGGGTCCCGGGGATACCGCTGCGATCGATTCCGCTTCGAACGCACCCGCTTCGAGCGCACCCGCGTCGAACGCATCCGCTTCCGATCAACGCATCGCCGGCGACCGCGACTTCGACGCCGACTTCCTCGCCGGCGACTCGCGCGCGCGCACCCGCCTGCTGACCGCGCTGCACCCGCTCGACGCCGCGCCCGAGGACGACGGCTGGAACCTCGACGACCTGCACGGCCTGCTGCCGGACAACGCGCTGCGCGCGCAGGCGGCGGTGCTGGTCGGGCTGGTGCCGCGGCCGCAGGGCGTGCAGGTGCTGCTGACCCGGCGCACCGACGGCCTGCGCCAGCACGGCGGCCAGGTCAGCTTCCCGGGCGGGCGGATCGAGCCCGACGACGAAGACGCGGTCGCCGCGGCGCTGCGCGAGACCTTCGAGGAGATCGGCGTGCCGCCCGCGCAGATCGCGCCGCTGGGCTTCCTCGACCCGCTGGTGACCATCACCGGCTTCCGCGTGCTGCCGCTGGTGGCGACGGTCGATCCGGCCTATGTCGCCGCGCCCGATCCGGCGGAAGTCGCGGCGGTGTTCGAAGTGCCGCTGGCGTTCCTGCTGGACCCCGACAACCTCACCACCCGCACCCTGGAATACAAGGGGCGCGCGCGCCACGTGCTGGAGTACCGCTGGCCCGACCAGCGCATCTGGGGCGCGACCGCGTCGATGCTGCTCAACCTGCGACAACGCCTGGAGGCCGTGCGATGAGCGACTGGACCACCCTGGTATCGGCCGAAGACCTGGCCGCGGCGCTGGGCCGCGACGATCTGATCGTGATCGACACCCGCACCTCGCTGACCGATCGCGCCGCCAGCGAACAGGCCTATCGCCAGGCGCATATCCCCGGCGCGCGCTACGCCGACCTCGACCGCGACCTGTCCGACCACCGCAAGCCCGGCGGCGGCCGCCACCCGTGGCCGGACGCGACCGATTTCGTCGCCACGCTCGGCCGTTGGGGCGTGACCGCGCAGCATCAGGTCGTGGTCTACGACGCCGCCGACGGCGCGCTCGCCGCCTCGCGCCTGTGGTTCCTGCTGCGCGTGCTCGGCCATCGTCGCGTCGCCGTGCTCGACGGCGGCTGGCAGCGCTGGAACGCGCTCGGATTGCCGACCGACGCGCAACTGCCGGCGCCGCAGCCGACCTCGTACGAGGCCGGCTACGACGCGCGCCGCCTGCTCGACGCGCAACAGGTGCGTTCGCTGCTCGATTCCGGCGGGCTGCTGATCGACGCGCGCGCCGGCGAACGTTTCCGCGGCGAAGTCGAGCCGCTGGACCAGCGCGCCGGCCACGTGCCCGGCGCGCGCAACCGCGCGTACGCGCTGAACCTCGACGACGGCCGCTTCAAGTCGCCGCAGGCGCTGGCGCAGGAGTTCTCGCCGCTGCTGCAGGGGCGCGAACCCGCGCAGGTCGCGGCGATGTGCGGCTCGGGCGTCACCGCCTGCCATCACCTGCTGGCGCTGGCGCATGCAGGCTTCGACGGGGCCGGTCTATACACCGGCTCGTGGAGCGGCTGGATCGAAGACCCGCAGCGGCCGGTGGCGACCGGGGACGAGTGAGGCGGGGTTCGCCGCATCTCCTGCATATCGTTATCTCCTGCATGCCGTCATCCCCGCGAACTCCTGCGTCCCGCAGCGACCGATCGCTTTTGTGGGAGGGCCTTCAGGCCCGATGCTCTTCGCTCAGGTCGCCGCGATCCGAGCGAAGAGCATCGGGCCTGAAGGCCCTCCCACAAGAGCGAAGAGCATCGGGCCTGAAGGCCCTTGCACAAGCCCATCGGCGCGGCCGCCTGTCGCATCGAAGCCATGAGAAAGACGTCGCCTTTTCATGCGCAATCGGTGCATTCCATAACGATATGCAAGTGACGCGCATCGCGTAATCGCTGCGTCACATCCCGTTCCCATCCTTGCGCGCAATTCGCTCTTCAGGGGGAGCGCGCCATGGTGCGTGCCGCGGTTTCGTCGCTGTTGTTCTGGTTCGTCCTGCTGTTCGCCGCGGCCGCGCCCGCGCAGGAGGCCGAACGGGTGCGCATCAGCGGTTCCAACACGCTCGCGCATGCGCTGGTGCCGACGGTGGCGCAGGCTTGGTTGCGCGATATCGGCTATCGCGACATCCAGGTGCGCAAGCCGCGCGCGGCGCTGACCGAGATCCACGCCACGCGCGACGGCCAGCCGCTGGTGGTGGAGATCGCCGCCAGCGATTCGGCGCTCGGCTTCGCCGACCTGGTCGAAGGCCGCGCGCAGATCGCGATGATGGCGCGGCGGCCGAACGCGGCCGAGATCGACGCCGGTTGGCAGCTCGGCGACCTGGCGTCGCAGGATCAGGAGTTCGTGGTCGCGCTCGACGGCGTGGCGGTGGTGGTGAACCGCGCCAATCCGATCGCGCGGCTGGACCTGGAGCAACTGCGCGCGCTGTTCTCCGGCCGCTCGCGCGACTGGCGCGAACTCGGCGCCGCCGCCGGCGAAGTGCATCTGCATCTGGACGCGAACGCCGGCGCGGTGCGCGACCTGATGAACGACAAGGTCATGCGCGGCGCCGCGTTCGGCGAGGCGCAGATGCACTCCGACGCGCGCGCGCTGATCGCGGCGGTCGCCGCCGATCCGTTCGCGGTCGGGCTGGTTCCGATCGGCGAGAGCTACGGCCAGGGCGCGCGGCCGGTGGCGGTGTCCGACGGCGGCCGCGCGATCGCGCCGACCCGCACCGACGTGCTCAGCGAGGACTATCCGCTCAGCCGCCGGCTGTACCTCTACGGCGGCCAGATGATGGGTGCGCTGAGCCGCAGCTTCGCCTTGTATGCGATGGGCCGCGGCGGCCAGCGCGCGGTCGCCCGGGCCGGCCACGTCGCGGTGACCCTGGTGCCGGGCCGCGCGCGCGCGCTGACGCTGGGGCCGCTGGAATACCGGCAGATGGTCGAACGCGCGGTGCGCCTGCCGCTGAGCCTGCGCTTCAACTTCGCCGGCTCCGGCGAGGCCGCGGTCGCGGCCAGCGTCTACGACAGCCGCGCGGTGCGCGACCTGGACCGCCTGCGCAGCTTCATGCGCCTGCCGCCGAACCGCGGCCGCAGCGTGCTGGTGGTCGGCTTCGCCGACGCCAGCGCCGGCTCGCCGATGGCGTCGATGATGATGAGCAACGACCGCGCCGATCTGGTCGCGCAGGAGCTCGTCTCGCGCGGAATCAAGGTACAGGTGGCGCGCGGCATGGGCACGGCGCTGGCGGTGGCGGGACCGCGCGATCCGCTGGCGCGCTATCGCAACGAGCGGGTCGAGGTGTGGTTGCTTTGAAGCGAGGAGCGAGCGTGGAGGAGTGAGGAGTGAGCGAAAGCTTTGGCTCGCTCCTTACTCCTCCACGCTCGCTCCTGCGTCACTTGCCCAGCTTCGCCACCAACGCCTGCAACGCGGCCTGGGTGTCCGGCGAATACCAGGAGTCGACGAAGCGGTCGAGCTCGATATGCTCCGGCCGCAGCGCCTCGATCAGGTCGGCGCGGGCCAGCGCGCGGGTCTGCAGCATCGCGCTGCGCGGCA contains these protein-coding regions:
- the pstC gene encoding phosphate ABC transporter permease subunit PstC, producing MNATALPAQTGTSSARDVKDARQDRLFRYVLTATVVFVLIALASAALSMLWGGRHVLEEEGLDFFITAQWNPVENHYGALVPIYGTIVTALIAMVIAVPVSFGIAFFLTEVAPRWARGPIGTAIELLAGIPSIIYGMWGLFVLVPVMTEYVTPWLNDNVGTWPVIGALFQGPPLGIGMLTAGIVLAIMVIPFISSVMREVFLTVPTRLKESAYALGSTKWEVSWDIVLPYTRSAVIGGIFLGLGRALGETMAVAFVIGNSVNFSASLLEPGTTIAALIANDFGEATETYRSALLLLGFVLFIVTFVVLAAARLMLMQLARKEGN
- the pstS gene encoding phosphate ABC transporter substrate-binding protein PstS, producing MKSSPARLAVLSLAIALTVAACGGGNQPNPAASGDAKTDAAAPAGDKVAAQITGAGATFIFPLLSKWSDDYNKATGAKVNYQSIGSGGGIAQIKAGTVDFGSSDKPLPSDELAAAGLGQFPSAIGGVVPVVNVDGIDAGKLRLTGPLLADVFMGKVAKWNDPAIAAANPGTTLPDLKINIVHRSDGSGTTFNFSNYLSKVSPEWKAKVGEGTSVQWPGGVGGKGNEGVASYVKQIKGSIGYVELAYAMQNKMAHTQLQNAAGQFVQPSAESFQAAASTADWANAKDFNLVITNAGGEKSWPITATNFILMYKTPKDAKRSADTRAFFKWAFENGQSQAQALDYVPLPPELVKQIEAYWGAEFK
- the pstS gene encoding phosphate ABC transporter substrate-binding protein PstS, yielding MFNSRSFRVTALALAAAFAFNAQAADVTGAGASFVYPVMSKWSADYAKATNKKVNYQSIGSGGGIAQIKAATVDFGSSDAPLKPEELAKFGLAQFPSVIGGVVPVVNVPGVASGAMKLDGATLANIFLGKITMWNDPAIVALNGGLKLPEKKITVVHRSDGSGTTFNFVNYLSKISPEWKSSVGEGTAVKWPTGIGGKGNEGVAAYVKQIQGGIGYVELSYALQNKMSYSRLKNADGKFVLPTDETFSAAAASADWANSKDFYLVMTNAPGENSWPITATNFILMYKQPKNAEGAKNAKEFFKWVYANGDAQAKTLDYVPLPDALVKQIETYWQSNMSY
- a CDS encoding OprO/OprP family phosphate-selective porin — its product is MKLSRTTLAVALLAALAAPAAHAEIALDVIGDSEVTFEGLVQADYNDFNSDVLNLNGDLPDGKDTDQELRRAELVLKGKGPGNFEWVAGYDAKADKFLDVNLKYKIGGDGNHYVQFGQFKQPNSMEELSSTKNNDFISKAMVTNTFGIARRLGVAYSYGTNDWSLTASYFGDELTRNQKHGKGYGLRGTFAPINEKGNVLHLGLSYVNLDAELEGNTGILDNSARIRTRPQVDLASGRLVDSGTLTNVDTQAIIGAEAMYVQGPFKVQAEYMRSTLDRYKTATLTGKDYTTDSWYVSGVWNITGETWGYKSGTPTTPLPNEPATGMWQVGLRYDKIDLNDGSLRPGATPTAAPIVDGVLGGEMSAWTVGVNWYWRSNFKFMLDYSIVDSSRYIGKTSATYSQNPQYNNRTFNRVVDDSPNVLSARLQFYW
- the nth gene encoding endonuclease III gives rise to the protein MKPAQIEEMFARLQALNPHPTTELEYTTPFELLVAVALSAQATDVGVNKATRKLFPVANTPRALVDLGVDGLKPYIATIGLFNTKAQNVIALSQQLLDRHGGEVPRERAALEALPGVGRKTANVVLNTAFGEPTIAVDTHIFRVSNRTGLAPGKDVLAVEHKLVKVVPDRYLQDAHHWLILHGRYVCKARKPDCPHCAIRDLCRFPDQTPGDPEPVAV
- a CDS encoding enoyl-CoA hydratase/isomerase family protein; protein product: MTESPLLIADRGAVRQITVNRPDKLNALNAATLDALLAAFEAAAADPAVRAVVLTGAGPKAFVAGADIAEMNGLAPVQGRDFSLRGQKLMRRIEKMPKPVIAMINGFALGGGLELAMGCHLRIAADSAKVGQPEINLGLIPGFGGTQRLLRLAGRAATLELCLLGAPIDAARAQQLGIVNRVVAAAELEAETFKLAEQLAASAPLALRGVLDCVAVGGECGIEEGLEYETAQFGLMFSTDDMREGTGAFLERRKPAFRGS
- a CDS encoding FKBP-type peptidyl-prolyl cis-trans isomerase N-terminal domain-containing protein, with product MKLRLIAAAVAALALTAGNAVAQDTSSEKGKLSYALGYDLGRNAVESGEAVDVNTIVKGLQDGYAKKQPSVPVDQLRTAVQNMQKRQAEKAKAEWDKAAAENKTKSDTFVNANKAKAGVKVLPGGAQYRVVENGTGAKPTQASTVALEVAGPFPWGERPAQARPANNIPSIKVSEIEMQAMRDVLLQMPAGSKWEVTLPSEKAYGADPRTPFPPNVAVQFEIKLISVK
- a CDS encoding DUF1289 domain-containing protein, whose protein sequence is MTTFRAVLSPCIGICQLDDDGLCLGCHRTTAEIARWSQMNDDERLRLMEHVLPQRESNRA
- a CDS encoding NUDIX hydrolase, whose protein sequence is MSGRDRPGEGRAAGPRAADGRVAGADAANAPGPGDTAAIDSASNAPASSAPASNASASDQRIAGDRDFDADFLAGDSRARTRLLTALHPLDAAPEDDGWNLDDLHGLLPDNALRAQAAVLVGLVPRPQGVQVLLTRRTDGLRQHGGQVSFPGGRIEPDDEDAVAAALRETFEEIGVPPAQIAPLGFLDPLVTITGFRVLPLVATVDPAYVAAPDPAEVAAVFEVPLAFLLDPDNLTTRTLEYKGRARHVLEYRWPDQRIWGATASMLLNLRQRLEAVR